The proteins below are encoded in one region of Gammaproteobacteria bacterium:
- a CDS encoding ATP-binding domain-containing protein: protein MLHSLGLARRGEKPFGEIDFVALIPGSGVVCLEVKGGGVRCQDGMWYTRDRYGREHRLSRSPIAQVRDAVFGLRSAVRQQFGNWSELASLLYSSAVVLPDVSRFPDSPDHDSEEVIDVDALREPISRSIMTAVANDARRLKKTKQMRLATPKNLRLLRNYLRPNFDVALARSTVIRRSEERIVQLTEEQYDALDLLERNPRCVVEGAAGTGKTLLALELARRVVSDVNKILLVCYNRLLGEWLSQRVGEICPERTVAAGSYHRHMKDLILSSAVAEEFREAERSAGQNSEDLFDLVYPLYGQLALSESLGLWDLCIMDEAQDLVTEPVLDVIDEGLTGGLREGRWVMLGDFNRQAIYSRSHDDWGETLSKYVAPGRYTIAPLTRNCRNTYRIGEETALLSGFDTLPYRLDDSDCLPVDYRYWRNRKHQVSRLREVLEALARDGVPLVDIVVLSPRKFENSVASELGQRITPVDHLGKKRDRIAFSTIHAFKGLESPVTVVCDVEEIEGDRNRSLLYVGMSRARSYLIVLLHERLKGTAAEAMDRRLRGPFG, encoded by the coding sequence GTGCTCCACTCACTGGGCCTAGCTCGTCGCGGGGAGAAGCCCTTTGGCGAAATCGATTTCGTGGCTCTTATCCCCGGATCGGGCGTTGTTTGCTTGGAAGTAAAGGGTGGAGGAGTGCGTTGCCAAGATGGAATGTGGTATACTCGTGACCGGTACGGACGTGAACACCGCCTCTCGCGTTCCCCAATCGCTCAAGTGCGCGATGCCGTCTTCGGACTTCGCTCCGCGGTACGACAACAGTTCGGCAACTGGTCGGAGCTAGCTTCCCTCCTCTACAGTTCAGCGGTCGTTCTTCCTGATGTCAGCAGGTTTCCTGACAGTCCCGATCATGATTCCGAGGAAGTGATCGATGTCGACGCCCTCAGAGAACCGATCTCGCGATCGATCATGACAGCGGTCGCGAATGATGCGAGACGCCTCAAGAAGACCAAGCAAATGCGTTTGGCCACGCCGAAGAATCTCAGACTGCTACGCAACTACTTGCGTCCCAATTTCGACGTCGCGCTTGCTCGCTCCACTGTGATTCGGCGATCCGAGGAACGCATCGTGCAGCTAACGGAAGAGCAGTACGATGCACTCGACCTCCTTGAGCGCAATCCTCGTTGCGTCGTAGAGGGAGCTGCCGGCACAGGTAAGACTCTTCTTGCTCTCGAGTTGGCTCGCCGGGTCGTTTCAGATGTGAACAAGATTCTGCTGGTTTGCTACAACCGTCTCTTGGGTGAGTGGCTCTCGCAAAGGGTTGGCGAGATATGTCCGGAACGCACCGTGGCGGCAGGAAGCTACCATCGTCACATGAAAGACCTGATCCTGAGCAGCGCTGTGGCAGAGGAGTTTCGTGAGGCGGAGCGATCTGCAGGACAGAATAGCGAGGACCTTTTTGATCTTGTATATCCACTCTATGGGCAACTCGCGCTGTCAGAATCACTTGGGTTATGGGATCTCTGTATCATGGATGAAGCGCAAGACCTAGTGACTGAACCCGTACTTGACGTCATCGATGAGGGCCTGACCGGTGGCCTGCGAGAGGGACGATGGGTAATGCTCGGTGACTTCAACCGGCAGGCAATTTATTCGAGATCACACGACGACTGGGGCGAAACCCTATCGAAATATGTAGCGCCAGGGCGCTACACGATCGCACCACTTACACGCAATTGCAGAAATACCTACAGGATTGGGGAAGAGACGGCCTTGCTGTCCGGATTTGACACCTTGCCCTATAGACTAGACGATTCGGACTGTCTTCCGGTAGACTACCGCTACTGGCGGAATCGGAAACACCAAGTATCTCGTCTGAGGGAAGTCTTGGAGGCACTCGCGAGGGACGGGGTTCCCTTGGTGGACATCGTAGTCCTTTCTCCTCGCAAGTTCGAGAATTCAGTTGCTTCAGAGCTCGGTCAACGGATCACACCCGTCGACCATCTCGGGAAGAAGAGGGATCGGATCGCATTCTCTACAATCCACGCGTTCAAGGGTCTTGAGAGTCCCGTAACGGTGGTATGCGACGTAGAGGAGATTGAGGGAGATCGCAACCGATCTCTCCTGTACGTTGGGATGTCCCGGGCGCGAAGCTACCTCATCGTCCTACTACACGAACGCCTCAAGGGCACTGCGGCCGAGGCCATGGATCGAAGGCTGAGAGGACCATTCGGATGA
- the vsr gene encoding DNA mismatch endonuclease Vsr has protein sequence MADIFDAEKRSEIMSSIRGRDTKPELVVRRIAHRLGFRFRLHRKDLPGCPDIVFPRYQAVIMVHGCFWHRHQNCKFAYSPKSRIQFWEKKFEDNVSRDRRNEGALNDLGWRTLVIWECETKDPAAVAARIVAYLRESNR, from the coding sequence ATGGCTGATATATTCGACGCTGAAAAAAGAAGTGAAATCATGTCCAGCATTCGCGGCCGTGACACCAAACCCGAGCTAGTCGTTCGTCGGATCGCCCACAGGCTTGGGTTTCGGTTCAGGCTTCACCGGAAGGATCTCCCCGGTTGTCCCGACATCGTGTTTCCTAGGTATCAAGCTGTGATCATGGTACACGGATGTTTCTGGCACCGACACCAGAATTGCAAATTCGCCTACAGCCCCAAGTCCCGTATTCAATTCTGGGAGAAGAAGTTCGAAGACAACGTTTCCAGGGACCGCCGGAATGAGGGGGCCTTGAATGATCTCGGCTGGAGGACGCTGGTAATCTGGGAATGCGAAACCAAGGATCCAGCGGCCGTGGCGGCACGAATCGTAGCCTACTTGCGGGAATCGAACCGTTGA
- a CDS encoding DNA cytosine methyltransferase — MKPKVTPEVPVIDLFSGPGGLAEGFAGYRESGGHPRFRIALSVETEPSAHRTLVLRAFLRKFPSAELPIEYYDFLNRGAKDEPNWKKLYPEKWLDAGNETLRLKLGTSEATSVVMARVQRIRRRHGGRTVLLGGPPCQSYSLVGRARNAGNAAYDPNKDERQFLYRDYVNVLERLQPAVAIMENVKGMLSARHQGQPIFRYVMASLRDAGATLRYRLFALTPRNGGCLWEQDQDPKDFLVRAEEHGVPQARHRVFVVCVRRDVADLFPTDLLRLQKGTRTVPVDDVIGGMPVLRSRLSRGDSGEGWKAAVASACRLIRSIPWPAMTKEHESLFDDALASALRTTRGPLPPYGDAVGDTESLSCPSSLRDWIVDTKLCRLPNNQARGHMAEDLARYLFAAAFARAKGRSPKSADFPMELAPNHVNWATGKFADRFRVQVRELPSRTVTSHISKDGHYFIHPDPAQCRSLTVREAARLQTFPDNYFFCGGRTQQYVQVGNAVPPYLAQQIAGRVSAVFDECRRSAKRFATSNGWPR; from the coding sequence GTGAAACCAAAGGTGACGCCCGAGGTTCCCGTCATCGACCTGTTCTCCGGCCCCGGTGGGCTTGCCGAAGGGTTTGCTGGGTATCGGGAGTCCGGCGGACACCCCCGCTTCCGCATCGCACTCTCGGTCGAGACGGAGCCATCGGCACACCGGACGCTGGTCCTGCGCGCGTTCCTACGGAAGTTCCCATCGGCAGAACTCCCTATCGAATACTATGATTTCCTGAACCGCGGAGCCAAGGATGAACCAAACTGGAAGAAACTCTATCCCGAGAAATGGCTCGATGCTGGTAACGAGACCCTTCGGCTGAAACTTGGAACTTCCGAGGCAACCAGTGTCGTCATGGCGCGGGTGCAGCGGATTCGACGACGGCACGGCGGGAGGACTGTGCTTCTTGGTGGACCGCCTTGTCAGTCATATTCGCTCGTCGGGAGAGCTCGCAATGCTGGGAATGCGGCCTATGATCCGAACAAGGATGAACGCCAGTTCCTGTATCGTGATTATGTGAACGTACTCGAAAGGCTTCAACCCGCCGTTGCCATCATGGAGAATGTGAAGGGGATGCTCTCTGCACGGCACCAGGGCCAGCCGATTTTCCGGTACGTGATGGCAAGTCTGCGGGATGCAGGTGCCACCCTCCGCTATCGGCTATTTGCTTTGACTCCGCGGAATGGTGGCTGTCTGTGGGAACAGGACCAAGATCCCAAGGACTTCCTCGTTCGTGCCGAAGAACACGGGGTGCCGCAGGCGCGACATCGGGTCTTCGTAGTGTGTGTCAGGAGAGATGTCGCGGACCTTTTTCCGACTGATCTCCTACGCCTCCAGAAAGGTACGAGAACTGTTCCGGTGGACGATGTGATCGGCGGCATGCCTGTACTTCGCAGCCGTCTCAGCCGTGGTGATAGTGGTGAGGGATGGAAGGCTGCCGTGGCATCGGCGTGCAGATTGATTCGGAGCATTCCTTGGCCGGCCATGACAAAGGAGCATGAGTCGCTGTTCGATGATGCGCTCGCGAGCGCACTCAGAACGACACGAGGGCCACTGCCACCGTACGGTGACGCGGTTGGAGATACGGAGTCCTTGTCGTGCCCGAGCAGTCTTCGCGATTGGATTGTCGATACTAAGCTATGCAGGCTTCCAAACAACCAAGCCAGGGGACATATGGCCGAGGACTTGGCACGCTATCTTTTCGCCGCAGCTTTCGCACGAGCGAAGGGGCGATCACCGAAGTCCGCGGATTTCCCGATGGAGCTTGCGCCCAATCACGTCAACTGGGCAACCGGGAAGTTCGCTGATCGGTTCCGAGTGCAGGTCCGCGAACTGCCTTCCCGGACCGTCACGAGTCACATCTCGAAGGATGGCCACTACTTCATTCACCCAGATCCCGCTCAATGCCGCAGCCTCACGGTTCGAGAGGCTGCTCGTCTGCAGACTTTTCCGGACAACTACTTCTTCTGCGGCGGACGGACGCAGCAATATGTGCAGGTCGGGAATGCGGTACCACCGTATCTTGCACAGCAGATTGCTGGAAGGGTATCGGCGGTATTTGACGAATGCCGCAGGTCAGCAAAGCGGTTTGCAACAAGTAACGGGTGGCCCCGTTGA
- the solA gene encoding N-methyl-L-tryptophan oxidase: MYDVIVIGVGGMGSATVYQLARSGRRVLGLEQFTVPHAFGSSHGSTRIIRLAYSEGPQYVPLLRAAYRYWRELEEATGESILVVTGGLDIGPPDSPKVENSRRSCLEHGIPFEELDGAEVNRRFPGYRVPESLRAIYQADAGYVRSEVAIRAHAAAARDLGAEIVTESPVRGWEKRASGFRVETASGTYEARKLVFTAGAWAGRLVPELAPLCRPERQTMLWTEPLNAAPFEPERFPIFVLQAPLGRYYGFPSDRGEGFKIGKYHLRVQPVPDPDRLDREISPEDEAGVREGVAAYFPEANGPTRRMVACMFTTSPDEHFILDRHPTVDDAFIAAGFSGHGYKFCSVIGRVMADFCLGEAGKWGVEGFGLGEGRW; encoded by the coding sequence ATGTACGACGTCATCGTGATCGGCGTGGGCGGGATGGGCAGCGCCACGGTCTACCAGCTCGCGCGGAGCGGCCGCAGGGTGCTGGGCCTGGAGCAGTTCACGGTCCCGCACGCGTTCGGCTCCTCGCACGGGTCCACGCGCATCATCCGCCTGGCGTACTCCGAGGGACCGCAGTACGTGCCGCTGCTCCGGGCCGCGTATCGATACTGGCGGGAGCTGGAGGAGGCCACGGGCGAGTCGATCCTGGTGGTGACCGGCGGTCTCGACATCGGACCGCCCGACAGCCCCAAGGTCGAGAACTCCCGGCGCTCGTGCCTCGAGCACGGCATCCCCTTCGAGGAGCTCGACGGCGCGGAGGTCAACCGGCGCTTCCCCGGCTACCGGGTCCCCGAATCGCTGCGGGCCATCTACCAGGCGGACGCCGGCTACGTGCGCTCGGAGGTGGCGATCCGGGCGCATGCCGCCGCGGCGCGCGACCTGGGCGCCGAGATCGTGACCGAGTCGCCGGTGCGCGGGTGGGAGAAGCGCGCGTCGGGCTTCCGCGTGGAGACGGCAAGCGGCACCTACGAGGCCAGGAAGCTGGTGTTCACCGCCGGCGCGTGGGCGGGCCGACTGGTGCCGGAACTCGCGCCCCTGTGCCGGCCCGAGCGCCAGACGATGCTCTGGACGGAGCCCCTGAACGCGGCGCCGTTCGAGCCGGAGCGGTTCCCGATCTTCGTGCTGCAGGCCCCGCTGGGACGCTACTACGGCTTCCCCAGCGACCGCGGCGAGGGGTTCAAGATCGGCAAGTATCATCTTCGCGTGCAGCCCGTACCCGACCCGGACCGCCTGGACCGGGAAATTTCCCCGGAGGACGAAGCCGGCGTACGCGAGGGAGTCGCGGCCTACTTCCCGGAGGCGAACGGCCCCACCCGCCGTATGGTGGCGTGCATGTTCACCACCAGCCCCGACGAGCACTTCATCCTGGACCGCCACCCGACCGTGGACGACGCGTTCATCGCCGCCGGCTTCTCCGGCCACGGCTACAAGTTCTGCAGCGTGATCGGGCGGGTGATGGCGGACTTTTGTTTGGGGGAGGCAGGGAAGTGGGGGGTGGAGGGGTTCGGGTTGGGGGAGGGGAGGTGGTGA
- a CDS encoding NAD-dependent epimerase/dehydratase family protein: MMAKMHSPPRRQQSGEPIPGPALVTGANGYVASWVVRRLLERGFDVRATVRDPADPRKTEHLLAMAGELPGTPSLFRADLMERGGFDRAMAGCALVFHIASPVVVRGVEDPVRQLIEPATRGTRHVLEAANGTPSVRRVVLTSSVSAIYGDTRDLGRIEADRFDESHWNETSSERHLPYSYAKTEAERLAWRIAGKQDRWDLVVVNPGLVLGPSLDPHSSPESVQLMRELGNGSLRLGVAHVEFGIVDVRDVAEGHLRAGLIPEASGRHILVSETMGLPEVVRVLRSHFGSRFPFPRFTAPKLVATLFSPLLGVPRRLVWRNAGHPLCFDNGYAKSDLGMSFRPAAEAIVDHFQQLLDDGLVEEPGRCLSIHGVNDYHSRYE, translated from the coding sequence ATGATGGCGAAGATGCACTCCCCTCCGCGGCGGCAACAGTCCGGCGAACCCATCCCGGGTCCGGCCCTGGTCACGGGCGCCAACGGCTACGTCGCGTCGTGGGTGGTCAGGCGGCTCCTCGAACGCGGCTTCGACGTCCGCGCCACCGTGCGCGATCCCGCAGATCCCCGGAAGACGGAACACCTGCTGGCGATGGCCGGGGAGCTTCCCGGCACGCCGTCGCTCTTCCGGGCGGATCTGATGGAGCGCGGCGGGTTCGACCGGGCCATGGCGGGATGCGCCCTCGTCTTCCACATCGCCTCGCCCGTCGTCGTGCGCGGAGTCGAGGATCCGGTGCGCCAGCTCATCGAGCCCGCGACCCGGGGCACCCGCCACGTGCTGGAGGCGGCCAACGGGACCCCGTCGGTGCGGCGCGTCGTCCTCACCTCCAGCGTCTCGGCCATCTATGGAGACACGAGGGACCTCGGGCGCATCGAGGCGGACCGCTTCGACGAGAGCCACTGGAACGAGACCAGCAGCGAGCGCCATCTGCCGTACTCGTACGCCAAGACCGAGGCCGAGCGCCTGGCTTGGCGCATCGCCGGGAAGCAGGACCGATGGGACCTGGTCGTCGTCAATCCCGGGCTGGTGCTCGGGCCCTCCCTCGACCCGCACTCAAGCCCGGAGAGCGTCCAGCTCATGCGCGAACTCGGCAACGGCAGCCTGCGCCTGGGCGTGGCCCACGTCGAATTCGGGATCGTCGACGTGCGCGACGTCGCCGAGGGCCACCTGCGCGCGGGACTGATCCCGGAAGCGAGCGGGCGCCACATCCTGGTCAGCGAGACGATGGGCCTCCCCGAAGTCGTCCGGGTCCTGCGGAGCCATTTCGGCAGCCGCTTCCCCTTCCCGCGCTTCACCGCTCCCAAGCTGGTGGCCACGCTGTTCTCGCCTCTGCTGGGGGTGCCGCGGAGGCTGGTCTGGCGCAACGCGGGGCATCCGCTGTGCTTCGACAACGGATACGCGAAGTCGGATCTGGGGATGAGCTTTCGGCCGGCCGCGGAAGCGATCGTGGATCACTTCCAGCAGTTGCTGGATGATGGGTTGGTGGAGGAGCCGGGGCGGTGCCTTTCCATTCACGGTGTGAATGATTATCATTCGCGCTATGAATAA
- a CDS encoding ATP-binding protein has protein sequence MPAVVVAGARQTGKSTLARALDRSPQADGSVQAAGDSRRYLSLDDLDVLDLARRDPDALVRGSQPVTLDEVQREPDLLSAVKREIDRERRPGRFLLTGSANLLLMRRVSESLAGRASYLTLWPMTRREQLGLGRCGIWENLVKSPDQDWLDVVTEHPADPEDWRALARRGGFPVPAVHLDAPAERAIWFDGYVRTYLERDLQALSSIAALPDFRRLMRAAALRLGALLNQTELGRDIGVPQPTVHRWLNLLETSYLLARIPAYSVNRTKRLIKSPKLYWSDTGLAMYLSQEDGPRGAHLENLVLQDLLAWRDSRPRRAEVLHWRTTTGEEVDFVIEVDGSVLPIEVKATRRPRLGDTAGLRAFRAEYHRTTRAGLLLHGGDSVEWITPGVLAVPWWRVI, from the coding sequence ATGCCAGCCGTCGTCGTGGCGGGAGCCCGCCAGACGGGAAAGAGCACGCTCGCCCGCGCGTTAGACCGATCACCACAGGCTGACGGGTCCGTACAAGCGGCGGGCGATAGCCGCCGATACCTGTCGCTCGACGATCTGGACGTTCTCGACCTGGCGCGCCGCGACCCCGATGCGCTGGTGCGAGGCAGCCAGCCGGTGACCCTCGACGAGGTTCAGCGCGAGCCGGACCTCCTGAGCGCCGTCAAGCGAGAGATCGACCGGGAGCGTCGACCGGGACGGTTCCTACTCACCGGGTCCGCCAATCTGCTTCTGATGCGGCGGGTATCGGAGTCATTGGCGGGCCGCGCCAGCTATCTCACCCTCTGGCCGATGACGCGCCGAGAGCAACTGGGACTTGGCCGGTGCGGTATCTGGGAGAACCTGGTCAAGTCTCCTGACCAGGATTGGCTCGATGTAGTGACGGAGCATCCCGCGGATCCCGAGGACTGGCGGGCGCTCGCGCGACGCGGCGGTTTCCCCGTTCCCGCCGTCCATCTCGATGCTCCGGCCGAGCGGGCGATCTGGTTCGATGGATACGTGCGGACCTATCTGGAGCGGGATCTGCAGGCTCTTTCGTCGATCGCGGCTCTTCCGGACTTTCGGCGGCTCATGCGCGCGGCGGCCCTGCGCCTTGGTGCGTTGCTCAATCAGACCGAGTTGGGCCGGGATATCGGCGTTCCGCAGCCGACGGTTCACCGCTGGCTGAACCTGCTCGAAACCTCGTACCTGCTCGCGCGGATCCCCGCCTATTCGGTGAATCGCACCAAGAGGCTGATCAAGTCTCCGAAGCTGTACTGGAGCGACACGGGTCTGGCGATGTACCTGTCCCAGGAGGACGGGCCCCGGGGAGCCCACCTGGAGAACCTGGTGCTTCAGGATCTGCTGGCATGGCGAGACTCCCGGCCCCGGCGCGCCGAAGTGTTGCACTGGCGCACGACCACCGGTGAGGAGGTGGACTTCGTGATCGAGGTGGACGGGTCGGTGCTACCCATTGAGGTGAAGGCCACCAGGCGCCCTCGCCTCGGCGACACCGCAGGTCTGCGTGCGTTCCGTGCGGAGTACCACCGGACCACGCGAGCCGGCCTGCTGCTACACGGCGGGGACTCGGTGGAGTGGATCACTCCCGGGGTGCTGGCAGTGCCGTGGTGGAGGGTGATCTGA